One Mycobacterium sp. SMC-4 DNA window includes the following coding sequences:
- a CDS encoding NUDIX hydrolase, giving the protein MVHSSTEHEVLAAVLQVRPLHGAASSDKPALHVLLWQRALAPERGKWSLPGGRLGADEDLTSSVRRQLAEKVDLRELAHLEQLAVFSDPQRVPGPRTIASTFLGLVPSPATPELPPDTRWHPVDELPAMAFDHAPMVQHAHHRLVAKLSYTNIGFALAPSEFVLSTLRDIYGAALGYQVDATNLQRVLERRRVITRTGTTARSGRSGGRPAAVYRFTESRYRVTDEFAALRPPG; this is encoded by the coding sequence ATGGTTCATAGTAGCACCGAGCATGAAGTGCTGGCAGCGGTGCTCCAGGTTCGCCCACTTCACGGGGCGGCCAGCTCCGATAAACCTGCACTTCACGTGCTGTTGTGGCAGCGCGCCCTGGCCCCCGAACGCGGGAAATGGTCGCTACCCGGTGGCCGGTTGGGCGCCGACGAGGACCTGACGAGCTCGGTGCGACGGCAGTTGGCCGAGAAGGTCGATCTTCGCGAACTGGCCCATCTCGAACAGCTCGCGGTGTTCTCCGATCCGCAACGGGTGCCTGGACCCCGCACCATCGCGTCGACCTTCCTGGGGCTGGTCCCCTCTCCCGCCACCCCCGAACTGCCGCCCGACACCCGCTGGCACCCGGTCGATGAACTTCCCGCGATGGCTTTCGACCACGCGCCGATGGTGCAACACGCTCATCACCGGCTGGTCGCCAAACTGTCCTACACGAATATCGGATTCGCCCTTGCCCCTTCGGAGTTCGTGCTCTCGACGCTTCGTGACATCTACGGCGCGGCGCTGGGTTATCAGGTTGACGCGACCAATCTGCAGCGTGTACTGGAACGTCGCCGAGTGATCACCCGCACCGGCACCACTGCCCGATCCGGGCGCAGCGGCGGCCGTCCGGCCGCCGTGTACCGCTTCACCGAATCTCGCTATCGGGTCACTGACGAGTTCGCTGCTTTGCGCCCACCCGGGTGA